A genomic segment from Alteribacillus bidgolensis encodes:
- a CDS encoding DMT family transporter, translating to MSRGLLYIVLAMACIGASIPLGDSMMEVFPVWLFTCMTIMIAAIILIPLATLYEKTKWTKLGFKNYYGMFMQALLTATLYTVFLLYGVTHASAISVGIISSITPAVILILSYFILREKLSMQKISSIMLAVAAVLIVNIAGVQVEGTASPVGIIFMLLAVMSISLFFIYAKKFSVELPPYTLAAGLAFFGTLQTLPMALVELNSLDMAALNNGSVWLGILFYSLLGWVFAYSLTFLAMPQINASTAGMANAVMPVVAAAVALVFYGASIRFVDIIALSLVIASIFIAESQEKKKGTSGNTIPSSAADEKSL from the coding sequence TTGAGCAGAGGACTGCTGTATATTGTACTGGCTATGGCTTGTATTGGAGCAAGCATACCGCTTGGAGATTCGATGATGGAAGTTTTCCCTGTCTGGCTTTTCACTTGTATGACTATCATGATTGCAGCTATAATACTGATTCCTTTAGCTACATTGTATGAGAAAACAAAATGGACAAAACTTGGTTTTAAAAATTATTATGGGATGTTTATGCAAGCACTTTTGACTGCTACTTTATACACCGTATTTTTACTGTATGGTGTCACCCATGCAAGTGCCATCTCTGTTGGTATTATCAGCAGCATTACACCGGCAGTCATCTTAATTTTATCCTATTTCATATTGAGGGAAAAACTAAGCATGCAAAAAATATCGTCCATTATGTTAGCTGTAGCAGCCGTGTTAATAGTGAATATAGCAGGTGTACAAGTTGAGGGAACAGCGAGTCCGGTTGGAATCATTTTTATGCTCTTAGCAGTCATGTCGATATCTTTGTTTTTCATTTACGCGAAAAAGTTCTCCGTTGAACTTCCACCTTACACACTTGCTGCAGGGCTGGCTTTTTTCGGCACCCTTCAGACACTGCCGATGGCATTAGTTGAACTTAATTCATTAGATATGGCTGCTTTGAACAATGGATCGGTTTGGTTGGGAATTCTATTTTACAGCCTATTGGGGTGGGTGTTCGCCTATTCTTTAACTTTTTTGGCAATGCCTCAGATTAACGCTAGTACAGCAGGGATGGCTAATGCAGTAATGCCGGTAGTTGCAGCAGCTGTTGCCCTTGTTTTTTACGGAGCTTCCATACGATTTGTCGACATAATTGCCTTGAGTCTAGTCATTGCATCTATTTTCATCGCAGAATCACAAGAGAAGAAAAAGGGGACATCTGGTAATACCATCCCTTCATCAGCAGCAGATGAAAAATCGCTGTAA
- a CDS encoding amidohydrolase, producing MKIMDQTYVALLNGKIITVDENDTIAEAVLLADDRIIAVGTNKEIRGVLPHNGTTIDLGGRAVIPGIVDSHVHTELTVNSLTNAVNVHTPPYTSVEQILNVIKQRVDQAQKGEWIIARGSNALPEKLMEGRLPTRQELDNVAPDNPVIFNMEVHVNILNTLAIETMGWTQESRLPNGATLGRDPQTGDLTGVFTEGWEQLPLMPWGYEKLLEALRVGTVEHFVSNGVTSIHELPYSTDGIRAWQQLKREENLPLRLRLYLQHPNLVNIDQFLKGGLQAGFGDEWLSIGGIKLFVDGQGIHANLHPVFDNKYSQEELNELVYKVHSSGLHLWTHVATEPAFEMGLKAYEQALKRFPSQDHRLRLEHAAEQLNQYSDSEEKIRRMKSLGIIPIMTPQFTHCLPDFVSPTLRNYIDKGLILPGNSDSTGSQPEGCSPWHGIWVAVTQENYYQKKKYPNQGISPLEAIRMFTLWGAWGGFEEKIKGSIEPGKLADMVVLGEDPLTCEHDALREMPVELVMIGGEIKSAKTGF from the coding sequence ATGAAAATAATGGACCAAACATACGTGGCATTGCTAAATGGGAAAATAATTACTGTAGATGAAAACGACACTATTGCTGAGGCAGTATTACTAGCAGACGATCGTATAATAGCAGTAGGCACGAATAAGGAAATACGTGGTGTTCTTCCACATAATGGTACGACCATTGATCTAGGCGGAAGAGCTGTCATACCAGGAATTGTAGATAGCCATGTTCATACAGAATTAACGGTAAACAGTTTAACGAACGCAGTCAATGTCCATACACCACCTTACACAAGTGTAGAACAAATTTTGAATGTAATTAAACAACGTGTTGATCAGGCACAAAAGGGTGAATGGATCATTGCTAGAGGGTCAAATGCGCTTCCGGAAAAATTAATGGAAGGCCGTCTCCCTACAAGGCAGGAATTGGACAACGTGGCGCCAGATAACCCTGTGATTTTTAACATGGAAGTTCATGTAAATATTTTGAATACGCTAGCCATAGAAACGATGGGCTGGACACAAGAGTCCAGACTGCCAAACGGAGCAACATTAGGAAGGGACCCTCAAACAGGAGATTTAACTGGTGTATTTACAGAAGGATGGGAACAGCTTCCATTAATGCCGTGGGGATATGAAAAATTGTTAGAAGCCTTACGTGTAGGCACAGTAGAACATTTTGTATCAAACGGTGTAACTTCTATTCATGAATTACCATATTCTACAGATGGTATAAGGGCATGGCAGCAGTTAAAAAGAGAGGAAAACTTACCTCTAAGGCTTAGGCTTTATCTTCAGCACCCTAATTTAGTAAATATCGATCAATTTTTAAAAGGAGGCTTACAGGCTGGTTTTGGAGATGAATGGCTAAGCATAGGAGGCATAAAACTCTTTGTTGACGGACAAGGAATTCATGCAAACTTGCACCCTGTGTTCGATAATAAATATTCACAGGAAGAGTTAAATGAGCTCGTTTATAAAGTCCATTCATCAGGATTGCATTTATGGACACATGTAGCAACGGAGCCTGCATTTGAGATGGGTTTGAAAGCATATGAACAAGCTTTAAAAAGATTTCCCAGCCAAGATCATCGACTAAGACTAGAACATGCAGCAGAACAACTTAATCAATACTCTGACTCAGAAGAGAAAATCCGTCGAATGAAAAGTCTGGGCATTATACCTATTATGACGCCGCAATTTACTCATTGTCTCCCTGATTTCGTATCTCCGACTCTGCGTAATTATATTGACAAAGGTTTGATTCTCCCTGGAAATTCTGATTCTACAGGTTCACAACCAGAAGGATGTAGTCCTTGGCACGGGATTTGGGTGGCGGTAACACAAGAAAACTATTATCAAAAAAAGAAATATCCTAACCAAGGTATTTCACCATTAGAAGCGATTAGAATGTTCACATTATGGGGAGCGTGGGGAGGTTTTGAAGAGAAAATAAAAGGTTCCATTGAGCCAGGAAAATTAGCAGATATGGTCGTCCTTGGTGAAGACCCGTTAACCTGTGAACATGATGCCTTAAGAGAAATGCCTGTGGAACTTGTGATGATCGGCGGAGAAATCAAATCGGCAAAAACAGGCTTTTAA
- a CDS encoding cupin domain-containing protein: MLHLNNSTVFELSKEPEHWEPFMVEGNEIGKVSWLRQTQNEKGILAAGLWKHHPDEHPNGMPYKTAGNETFYVLSGEAEVETVGGNIIALKEGHSYSFTNGFAGTWKTKKSFVKFFIVS, from the coding sequence ATGTTACATCTTAATAATAGTACTGTGTTTGAATTATCGAAAGAACCGGAACACTGGGAGCCGTTTATGGTAGAAGGAAATGAAATTGGCAAGGTAAGCTGGCTCAGGCAAACTCAAAATGAGAAAGGCATTCTTGCTGCAGGGCTTTGGAAGCATCATCCAGATGAACATCCAAATGGAATGCCATACAAAACAGCAGGAAACGAAACATTTTACGTCTTAAGCGGTGAAGCAGAGGTTGAGACAGTGGGAGGAAACATAATCGCTCTAAAGGAAGGTCATTCTTATTCTTTTACCAATGGATTCGCTGGAACCTGGAAAACAAAAAAATCTTTTGTTAAATTCTTTATCGTCAGCTAA